In Saccharicrinis fermentans DSM 9555 = JCM 21142, a genomic segment contains:
- a CDS encoding DUF418 domain-containing protein, which produces MAFSLAMIASFYLLYKTKVFRRIAGGLQYCGRMSLTAYMMQSIIGGFVFYGYGLGIGPSVSHTVSLCVGIVLFSFQYYFCKFWIRKFKQGPLEMLWHKLTWIRTITLG; this is translated from the coding sequence TTGGCATTCTCTCTTGCAATGATTGCTTCTTTTTATCTACTGTATAAAACTAAAGTGTTTAGACGGATTGCTGGAGGATTACAGTATTGCGGTCGAATGAGTTTAACAGCTTATATGATGCAATCGATCATTGGAGGCTTTGTTTTTTACGGATATGGCCTGGGAATAGGTCCGAGTGTAAGTCATACAGTTAGTTTATGCGTCGGAATTGTACTGTTTTCTTTTCAATATTATTTTTGTAAATTCTGGATTAGAAAATTTAAACAAGGACCTCTTGAAATGCTTTGGCATAAGTTAACTTGGATAAGGACAATTACTTTAGGCTAG
- a CDS encoding RecQ family ATP-dependent DNA helicase, whose translation MDNIVFIDTEVDVKSKKILAVGGINGSGLTLHSRSITELLNFIKNKKYVCGHNIIHHDLPYVEKAINQNLTGMNAIDTLFLSPLLFPTKPYHALLKDDKLQTDELNNPLNDATKAKDLFYDEISAFHDMDDDLKQIYYALLADKKEFESFFDFVGYSILGDDIFSLINKRFAESICQEVDLEKLVLQTPIELAYCLALINTNSRYSITPPWVIKNYPEVERVMFLLRNNPCLEGCGYCNKALDAKDGLKKYFGFDSYRTYGGKALQEQAVNAAINNKSILAVFPTGGGKSITFQVPALMSGESVKGLTVVISPLQSLMKDQVDNLESSNITEAVTINGLLDPIERAKSFERVESGSASILYISPESLRSRSIERLLLGRNIVRFVIDEAHCFSSWGQDFRVDYLYIGEFIKSLQEKKNLENGIPVSCFTATAKQNVIQDIKDYFLEKLSLRLETFSSKASRTNLSYKVIPKEDEEDKYDTLRNLIDGKNCPTIIYVSRTRRAYQIAQRLSDDGYLAKPYHGKMDKQEKSENQDAFIRGDVDVMVATSAFGMGVDKKDVGMVIHYELSDSLENYVQEAGRAGRDENITADCYVLFNEEDLSKHFILLNQTKLNIKEIQQIWKAIKDITRFRLNVSNSALEIARKAGWDDNVVEIETRVTTAISALEEAGYLKRGQNMPRIFANSILSKNVQEAIEKINLSEKFNDRQKEHAVRVIKKLFSSKSRKQASDDAAESRIDYISDHLGIVKEEVIHVVNLLREEKILADTKDLTAFIKRGENKNRSLSIVNSISRIEQFLVTQFEEQEKSFHVKELNELAEESGCSDVSPNKIKTIINFWVIKNWLKRKPHDYSKNHLTILSNYSESELKKKLEKRHVLARFIVDYLYLKSNEKLSLGDKNKEQVLVEFSVHELKREYDNQNALFKINVSLVDVEDALFYLSRMDAIKIEGGFLVVYNKLSIERLEQDNKKRYKVDDYKKLNQFYENKVQQIHIVGEYAKKMIRDYKEALQFVEDYFQLNYASFLNKYFKGSRKDEIKRNITPLKFRQLFGELSPAQLSIIKDNESPYIAVAAGPGSGKTRVLVHKLASLLLMEDVKHEQLLMVTFSRAAATEFKKRLFELIGNAAAFIEIKTFHAYCFDLLGKVGTIEKSQTIINKTVEKIRNKDIEPNRITKTVLVVDEAQDMDVHEFALIKAIMEYNEEMRVIAVGDDDQNIYEFRGASSRYLEQFISEQKAKKVELIENYRSKANLVEFTNHFANKITHRLKETPIVPHTNEIGQLKLIKYSSPNLIEPVVSNILSSDLIGTTCVLTHTNSEAIQITGLLIHGGLQAKLIQTNEGFSLYNLVEVRYFIEQLGFAEEKYTITDENWKAAKRKLWNHYKESSKIDICINMIKDFELSNPKKKYQSDFEVFVRESKLEDFVSTNGETIFVSTIHKAKGKEFDNVFLMLNGFHPDSDEKRRELYVAMTRAKQKLTIHLNGNYLDDITCQNLERINNDAQYKPSNLLVIQLSHKDIWLDFFIRRQKLITKLKSGDTLMVNNDGCFDEKGNFILKFSNRYKEIINNYQNKGYVLKESIINYIVYWKKEELEDEIKVVLPELKFIKADV comes from the coding sequence ATGGATAATATCGTTTTTATAGATACCGAAGTAGATGTTAAAAGTAAAAAGATACTTGCTGTTGGAGGTATTAATGGAAGTGGATTAACTTTGCACTCGAGGTCTATTACGGAATTGCTTAATTTTATAAAGAATAAGAAGTATGTATGTGGTCATAACATCATTCATCATGACTTGCCATATGTAGAGAAAGCGATTAATCAGAATTTGACTGGAATGAACGCTATTGACACATTATTCTTATCACCTTTATTATTTCCTACTAAACCTTACCATGCTTTATTGAAGGATGATAAACTACAGACTGATGAGTTAAATAATCCCTTAAACGATGCAACTAAAGCTAAAGATCTATTTTATGATGAAATATCGGCATTTCATGATATGGATGATGACCTAAAACAGATTTATTATGCGCTACTTGCTGATAAAAAGGAGTTTGAGTCATTTTTTGATTTTGTAGGTTATTCAATTTTGGGTGATGATATATTCAGTCTGATCAACAAACGATTTGCAGAATCCATTTGTCAAGAAGTAGATTTAGAGAAACTGGTACTTCAAACACCAATAGAGTTAGCTTATTGTTTGGCTTTAATAAATACGAATAGTAGATACTCAATAACACCTCCTTGGGTAATTAAGAATTATCCTGAGGTAGAAAGAGTCATGTTTTTGCTCAGAAATAATCCATGTTTGGAAGGGTGTGGATATTGTAATAAGGCCTTAGATGCTAAAGATGGATTAAAGAAATATTTTGGATTTGACTCATATAGAACTTATGGCGGTAAAGCGTTGCAAGAGCAAGCTGTTAATGCTGCCATTAACAATAAGTCTATCCTGGCTGTATTTCCTACAGGAGGTGGTAAGTCAATAACTTTTCAAGTGCCAGCACTGATGAGTGGAGAAAGTGTAAAGGGATTAACGGTTGTTATTTCACCTCTTCAGTCTTTAATGAAAGACCAGGTTGATAACCTGGAAAGTTCAAATATTACGGAAGCTGTTACAATAAATGGATTACTTGATCCTATAGAAAGGGCAAAATCTTTCGAAAGAGTAGAAAGTGGATCTGCTTCAATTTTATATATTTCACCAGAGTCGCTTCGTTCAAGGTCAATTGAACGTTTGTTACTTGGAAGAAATATAGTGCGATTTGTAATTGACGAAGCGCATTGTTTTTCTTCATGGGGACAGGATTTTAGGGTTGATTATCTTTATATTGGGGAATTTATAAAGTCATTGCAAGAAAAGAAAAATCTTGAAAATGGCATTCCGGTTTCGTGTTTTACTGCAACGGCAAAACAAAATGTAATCCAGGATATAAAGGATTATTTTCTGGAAAAATTATCGCTAAGATTAGAAACTTTTAGCTCCAAAGCATCTCGAACAAATCTAAGTTATAAGGTAATCCCAAAAGAAGATGAAGAGGACAAATATGATACATTACGCAATTTAATTGATGGAAAAAACTGCCCTACCATTATCTATGTATCCCGAACGCGGAGGGCTTATCAAATTGCCCAAAGATTATCGGATGACGGGTATTTGGCAAAGCCATACCATGGAAAAATGGACAAGCAAGAGAAATCTGAAAACCAGGATGCGTTTATTCGTGGTGATGTTGATGTGATGGTTGCCACATCAGCTTTTGGAATGGGAGTTGATAAAAAGGATGTGGGGATGGTAATTCATTATGAATTGTCTGATTCTTTGGAAAATTATGTACAGGAAGCTGGCCGGGCAGGTAGGGATGAGAATATAACTGCTGATTGTTATGTCCTATTCAATGAGGAAGATTTGAGTAAGCATTTTATATTGCTCAATCAGACTAAGTTGAATATTAAAGAAATTCAACAAATTTGGAAAGCTATAAAAGACATTACCAGGTTTAGGCTAAATGTTTCTAATTCTGCTTTAGAAATTGCAAGAAAGGCCGGGTGGGATGATAATGTAGTGGAAATTGAGACGAGAGTAACCACCGCCATATCTGCGCTGGAAGAAGCAGGCTATTTAAAACGGGGGCAAAATATGCCAAGAATTTTTGCCAATAGTATTCTATCAAAGAATGTCCAGGAAGCTATTGAGAAAATTAATTTGTCTGAAAAGTTTAATGATAGGCAAAAGGAACATGCGGTCAGGGTTATTAAAAAGCTGTTTTCCAGTAAAAGTAGAAAGCAAGCAAGTGATGATGCAGCGGAATCAAGAATCGATTACATATCAGACCACTTAGGTATCGTAAAAGAGGAAGTTATTCATGTGGTTAATTTATTGAGGGAGGAAAAAATACTTGCCGATACAAAGGACTTGACAGCTTTTATTAAGCGTGGAGAAAACAAAAACCGATCGTTGAGCATCGTTAATTCTATTAGCCGAATAGAGCAGTTTTTGGTAACTCAATTTGAAGAGCAGGAAAAGTCATTTCATGTCAAAGAGCTAAATGAACTGGCTGAAGAAAGTGGATGTTCTGATGTATCACCCAATAAGATTAAAACTATTATTAATTTCTGGGTGATAAAAAATTGGTTAAAACGCAAGCCTCACGATTATTCGAAGAATCATCTGACAATTTTATCGAACTATTCTGAATCGGAGCTCAAAAAGAAATTAGAAAAACGGCACGTGTTAGCCCGCTTTATTGTTGATTACCTGTATTTGAAGAGTAATGAAAAGCTTTCACTTGGGGATAAAAATAAAGAACAAGTATTGGTAGAGTTCTCTGTACATGAGTTGAAAAGGGAATATGACAATCAAAATGCGTTGTTTAAAATCAATGTTTCATTGGTAGATGTAGAAGATGCGTTGTTTTATTTATCCAGAATGGATGCTATAAAGATTGAAGGTGGTTTTCTTGTAGTATATAATAAGCTTAGTATTGAACGGCTGGAACAGGATAATAAAAAACGGTATAAAGTTGATGACTATAAGAAGTTAAATCAGTTTTATGAAAACAAAGTTCAGCAAATTCATATAGTAGGTGAGTATGCTAAAAAAATGATTCGAGATTATAAGGAAGCCTTACAGTTTGTAGAAGACTATTTTCAACTTAACTATGCGTCATTTCTTAATAAGTACTTTAAGGGGAGTAGAAAGGATGAAATAAAAAGAAATATTACTCCCTTAAAATTCAGGCAGTTATTCGGAGAGCTATCGCCTGCTCAGTTAAGCATCATTAAAGATAATGAGTCGCCTTATATTGCGGTGGCTGCTGGTCCTGGTAGTGGAAAAACAAGAGTGTTGGTTCATAAACTAGCATCCCTACTGTTGATGGAAGATGTTAAACATGAGCAATTGTTAATGGTTACTTTTTCAAGGGCCGCAGCTACTGAGTTTAAAAAACGCTTATTTGAGTTGATTGGGAATGCAGCTGCATTTATTGAAATTAAAACCTTTCATGCCTATTGCTTTGATTTATTGGGAAAGGTTGGTACAATTGAAAAATCGCAAACAATCATTAATAAGACTGTCGAAAAAATCCGTAATAAAGATATTGAACCAAACCGAATCACGAAGACTGTTCTTGTTGTCGATGAAGCGCAGGATATGGATGTTCATGAGTTTGCGCTTATAAAAGCCATAATGGAGTACAATGAAGAGATGCGGGTGATCGCAGTAGGCGATGATGACCAGAATATTTACGAGTTCCGAGGAGCAAGTTCTCGCTATCTGGAACAATTTATTTCAGAACAAAAAGCTAAAAAAGTTGAGTTGATTGAAAACTACAGAAGTAAAGCTAATCTTGTAGAATTCACAAATCATTTTGCTAACAAGATTACTCACCGCCTTAAAGAAACTCCAATCGTTCCGCATACAAATGAGATAGGGCAGCTTAAGTTAATAAAGTACTCATCTCCTAATCTCATTGAGCCGGTTGTTAGCAACATCTTGTCATCTGACCTTATTGGAACAACTTGTGTATTAACGCATACTAATTCTGAAGCCATACAAATCACTGGTCTCTTGATTCATGGAGGTTTACAGGCTAAACTGATTCAAACCAATGAAGGATTTAGCTTATATAATTTAGTTGAAGTACGATATTTTATTGAACAACTTGGCTTTGCAGAGGAAAAGTATACCATTACGGACGAAAATTGGAAAGCAGCAAAGCGTAAACTTTGGAACCATTATAAGGAAAGCTCTAAGATTGATATTTGTATTAACATGATCAAGGATTTTGAATTGAGCAACCCGAAAAAGAAATATCAATCTGATTTTGAAGTTTTTGTGAGGGAATCTAAGCTTGAAGACTTTGTGAGCACAAATGGAGAAACAATTTTTGTATCTACCATTCATAAAGCGAAGGGTAAAGAGTTTGATAATGTGTTTTTAATGCTGAATGGTTTTCATCCAGATAGTGATGAAAAAAGACGTGAGTTATATGTTGCCATGACCAGGGCAAAACAAAAACTGACAATTCACTTAAATGGTAATTACTTGGACGATATTACTTGTCAAAATTTAGAGCGAATAAATAATGACGCACAATATAAGCCTTCGAATTTGTTGGTAATTCAGCTTTCTCATAAGGATATTTGGCTCGATTTTTTTATTCGTCGTCAAAAATTAATTACTAAGCTAAAAAGTGGTGATACGCTAATGGTTAATAATGATGGTTGCTTTGACGAAAAAGGAAACTTTATCCTGAAATTTTCAAACAGGTATAAAGAAATCATAAACAACTACCAGAACAAAGGTTATGTACTCAAAGAATCAATAATAAATTATATAGTGTACTGGAAGAAAGAAGAATTGGAGGATGAAATAAAGGTTGTTTTACCGGAATTGAAGTTTATCAAGGCAGATGTTTAA
- a CDS encoding TM2 domain-containing protein, giving the protein MKKVLILFALILGISAVTTTASASYKINDSAIESLFNKAEVGTMSVMFNGLDDAASASKTTVKEKSATAALIIDFFLGGLGIHRFYLGTKVMTGLGYILTCGGIFGLVPLVDLIVIAVNFDDISQYVDNPKFFMW; this is encoded by the coding sequence ATGAAAAAAGTATTGATTCTTTTTGCATTAATTCTTGGAATTTCTGCGGTAACTACTACAGCTAGTGCGTCTTACAAAATTAATGATTCTGCTATCGAGAGCCTTTTTAACAAGGCAGAGGTAGGAACTATGAGTGTTATGTTTAATGGATTAGACGATGCAGCAAGTGCATCAAAAACTACTGTTAAAGAAAAGAGCGCAACTGCAGCGTTAATTATAGACTTCTTTTTAGGAGGTTTAGGCATTCATCGTTTTTATTTAGGGACTAAAGTAATGACCGGATTAGGTTATATTTTAACATGTGGAGGTATTTTTGGATTAGTGCCACTAGTTGACTTAATTGTTATTGCTGTTAATTTTGATGACATTTCACAATACGTTGATAATCCGAAATTCTTTATGTGGTAA
- the yidD gene encoding membrane protein insertion efficiency factor YidD, protein MVSAQLNAELYNSQNVYSRRREFYLQGEPLKKKLNPLNWVFGSLLFAYQSGLSIQFSADCLYSPSCSNFCKDCLKEHGLVKGLLLTSDRLSRCNRIAQSDLHPLKFDENKKRFVDTAEEYK, encoded by the coding sequence ATGGTGAGTGCACAATTAAATGCCGAGCTTTATAATTCTCAAAACGTATATTCACGGAGAAGGGAGTTTTATCTCCAAGGAGAACCTCTTAAGAAGAAACTTAATCCACTTAATTGGGTATTTGGATCGCTATTATTTGCGTATCAGAGCGGATTATCAATACAATTTTCAGCTGACTGTTTATACTCACCGTCTTGTTCTAACTTTTGTAAAGATTGTCTGAAAGAACATGGTTTAGTCAAGGGATTATTACTCACTTCAGATAGACTTAGTAGGTGCAATAGGATCGCGCAGTCGGACTTACATCCTTTAAAATTTGATGAAAACAAAAAAAGATTTGTTGATACTGCTGAAGAGTATAAATAA
- a CDS encoding helix-turn-helix domain-containing protein: MRTQLNNEIVYEYLNRICGDRIFEKSPRNVRLLKFLVEQSINGVDVNESLIGFELFEKNYNPEKNDSKVRVYMFNLRKKLDEYYEEAGKEDKLIFQLSKGQYNLQFKIRDTLVFKENNTPLPESPKLKQRIFKNAYLYYILGIGTMLTLVLHFSKAIKNEHYCWNDFFNNKTNLCVMADHTIVWHKYGSRLIPTIEQNINSEADYISYLQEHPNDSIKLADYTLFSKMAPFSIKTLTEWFLQNKSNFSLRLESRFEIDEIRDNNLLYIGQFKTMNTSDAIFLKNSTMFKVNSNLNGFIVDKENKEVEYNPAFKSGVQNKDYAMVSFMQLENRRKALFFVSNNDIGTMAVVNNFTDKEWLKGFYKNLPDYSSYFNALFEVSGVRRTEISCELVELEIIE; this comes from the coding sequence ATGAGAACACAACTAAACAACGAAATCGTCTACGAATACTTAAACCGCATCTGCGGGGATCGGATATTTGAAAAGTCACCCCGTAATGTACGACTACTTAAATTCCTGGTGGAGCAATCAATCAACGGAGTGGATGTTAACGAATCATTAATCGGCTTTGAACTGTTTGAGAAGAATTATAATCCCGAGAAGAATGATAGTAAAGTACGGGTATATATGTTTAACCTGCGTAAAAAACTAGATGAATACTATGAAGAAGCAGGGAAAGAAGACAAACTCATTTTTCAACTCTCAAAAGGACAATACAATCTACAGTTCAAAATTCGTGACACATTGGTATTCAAGGAGAATAACACCCCTCTTCCAGAATCTCCAAAGCTAAAGCAACGTATTTTTAAAAATGCCTATTTATACTACATATTGGGCATCGGAACTATGCTTACGCTGGTATTACACTTTTCAAAAGCAATAAAGAATGAACATTATTGCTGGAATGACTTTTTCAATAACAAGACAAATCTATGCGTAATGGCCGACCACACCATTGTATGGCATAAATATGGTTCAAGGTTAATTCCTACTATAGAACAAAACATAAACAGCGAAGCCGACTATATATCTTACCTGCAAGAACATCCAAACGATTCAATAAAGCTGGCCGATTATACCTTATTTTCTAAGATGGCTCCCTTTTCCATAAAGACGCTTACTGAATGGTTTCTTCAAAATAAAAGTAACTTTTCCCTTCGTCTTGAGAGTCGTTTCGAAATTGATGAAATCAGGGATAATAACCTACTCTATATAGGTCAGTTTAAGACCATGAATACATCAGATGCTATTTTCCTGAAAAATAGTACCATGTTTAAAGTTAACTCTAACCTGAACGGTTTTATCGTTGACAAGGAGAATAAGGAAGTTGAATATAATCCGGCATTCAAGTCAGGCGTACAAAATAAAGATTATGCAATGGTATCGTTTATGCAACTCGAAAACCGAAGGAAGGCTTTATTTTTTGTTTCGAACAACGACATTGGCACCATGGCAGTTGTAAATAATTTTACCGATAAAGAATGGCTTAAAGGTTTCTACAAGAACCTACCGGACTATTCTTCATATTTCAATGCATTGTTCGAAGTAAGTGGCGTACGTCGCACAGAAATCAGCTGTGAGTTGGTGGAGTTGGAGATTATAGAATAA
- a CDS encoding glycoside hydrolase family 9 protein — MSQNDCGKDNYPSQFPARAYLDKECSYSTNEIAINWNAPFCYLVWGLNKELNR; from the coding sequence GTGTCACAAAATGATTGCGGTAAAGACAATTACCCTTCACAGTTTCCGGCCAGAGCATATTTAGATAAAGAATGTAGCTACTCAACCAATGAAATAGCCATTAATTGGAATGCACCATTTTGCTATCTGGTTTGGGGATTAAATAAGGAATTGAATAGATAG
- a CDS encoding OmpA family protein has protein sequence MRKLYVKHFIALSFIFTWFESYAQVPNMVLNPSFEVCEKCPEGYTFMNNSHVLIPNWTYPTATTPDYFNECGLGEVKVPDNFAGYSKAKSGKGYVGAILSGSNRNFREYIQGTLDSPMIEGQKYCVSFWYKLASGSKFAVDQLSIHFTTAKILNDNSTFLNLTADLTNKEGLFLDNTEEWAQFCQVYTAKGGEQCFVVGNFNNYDNTNYVVTGRDTKNKKGKSYAYYFFDDFEIRPLVDCNMCACVPKGLKTVVIDSSYTGGQNPVTGHIDRIINDGTISIGISGGEPPYRIEWSNGTINAKKIQNLKAGSYTYYVSDKNNCHSEGTVVFKEPVLTKDAFTERLRNIEEGGALILNNIFFETAKSTLLPTSFEELDKVVNFLKEGTVSLIEISGHTDNVGSDKLNQSLSQRRANSVVKYLVSKGVSAERIKGVGYGESKFIDTNKTEVGRSKNRRVEFSVLKK, from the coding sequence ATGAGGAAACTCTACGTAAAACATTTTATAGCATTAAGTTTTATTTTCACATGGTTTGAATCATATGCACAAGTTCCAAATATGGTGCTTAACCCTAGTTTTGAGGTGTGTGAAAAATGTCCTGAAGGTTACACTTTTATGAACAATTCACATGTTTTAATTCCTAACTGGACATATCCTACGGCAACAACACCCGATTATTTCAATGAGTGCGGTTTGGGAGAAGTAAAAGTACCCGATAATTTTGCGGGATACAGCAAGGCTAAATCAGGTAAAGGTTATGTAGGAGCCATTTTAAGTGGTAGTAATCGTAATTTTAGAGAATACATTCAAGGTACGTTAGACAGTCCTATGATTGAAGGTCAAAAATATTGCGTTTCGTTTTGGTACAAATTAGCGTCCGGAAGTAAATTTGCTGTTGATCAGTTGAGCATACATTTTACGACTGCGAAAATACTGAATGATAATAGTACATTTTTAAACTTAACAGCCGATTTAACGAACAAGGAAGGTTTATTTTTAGACAATACAGAAGAATGGGCTCAGTTTTGTCAAGTATATACAGCTAAAGGAGGTGAGCAATGCTTTGTTGTGGGAAACTTTAATAATTATGACAATACAAATTATGTAGTTACTGGTCGTGATACAAAAAATAAAAAAGGCAAGTCATATGCATATTACTTTTTTGACGATTTTGAGATTCGTCCGTTAGTTGATTGTAATATGTGTGCATGTGTTCCTAAAGGACTAAAAACCGTGGTGATTGATTCTTCTTATACAGGAGGTCAAAATCCCGTTACAGGTCATATTGATAGAATAATAAATGATGGTACCATTAGCATAGGGATATCTGGTGGAGAGCCTCCTTATAGGATAGAATGGAGCAACGGAACAATTAATGCAAAAAAAATTCAGAACCTAAAAGCGGGTTCATATACTTACTATGTAAGTGATAAAAACAATTGCCACTCTGAGGGTACTGTTGTTTTTAAAGAGCCCGTATTGACTAAAGATGCTTTTACCGAGAGATTAAGAAATATTGAGGAAGGAGGTGCGCTCATTTTAAATAATATTTTCTTTGAAACTGCTAAAAGCACCCTTTTACCAACTTCATTTGAAGAACTTGATAAAGTAGTCAATTTTTTAAAAGAAGGAACAGTTAGCTTGATTGAAATTAGTGGCCATACTGATAATGTGGGTTCTGATAAATTAAATCAAAGTTTAAGTCAACGGCGAGCAAATTCTGTAGTTAAGTACCTTGTTAGTAAAGGGGTCAGTGCTGAAAGAATAAAAGGTGTTGGATATGGAGAATCTAAGTTTATAGATACCAATAAAACCGAAGTTGGACGATCAAAGAATCGTCGTGTGGAATTTTCAGTACTCAAAAAATAA